In Drosophila simulans strain w501 chromosome 3R, Prin_Dsim_3.1, whole genome shotgun sequence, a single window of DNA contains:
- the LOC6728790 gene encoding RNA-binding protein Nova-1 isoform X5, translated as MMDLSPLSENGSPNGTPGAQTPTATASGNTAAALASAAAAAATSGGNGSSSSNAQQQLQLGNYKTNSCWCYGESVCSGIEVEIENNNNNHIHHGDSTYHMKILVPAVASGAIIGKGGETIASLQKDTGARVKMSKSHDFYPGTTERVCLITGSTEAIMVVMEFIMDKIREKPDLTNKIVDVESKQTQERDKQVKILVPNSTAGMIIGKGGAFIKQIKEESGSYVQISQKPKDVSLQERCITIIGDKENNKNACKMILSKIVEDPQSGTCLNVSYADVSGPVANFNPTGSPYATNQNAINSSTASLNSTLGTTIGGANSAASLLVNGTGINLSINLGSPNPAPNLAVATQLLEHIKVAMRGSGYSETVTNEVVAALSVLAKYGVLGMGVGVSHTNGAHSTLGNFLGVTTLDQQTAAAASAATASNVFGAVGQVNLEQYAAAAAVAAAASRPTQSQLDAAAVQFDPFRHLGSATAPGATPVSLNNNSFGLTAATGTATTAQLGGLSKSPTPGDLSSKDSKNVEVPEVIIGAILGPNGRSLVEIQHVSGANVQISKKGIFAPGTRNRIVTITGQPSAIAKAQYLIEQKINEEETKRARQIPLTTVVN; from the exons ATG ATGGATCTGTCGCCCCTGAGTGAGAATGGTTCGCCAAATGGAACGCCAGGTGCCCAGACGCCGACTGCGACAGCGAGTGGCAACACGGCAGCAGCActcgcatcagcagcagcagcagcagcaacatcaggaggcaacggcagcagcagcagcaacgcgcaacagcaactgcagctgggCAACTATAAGACTAACTCCTGCTGGTGTTACG GTGAGTCAGTTTGTTCTGGAATTGAggttgaaattgaaaataataacaataatcataTTCATCATG GCGATTCAACGTATCACATGAAAATACTGGTGCCCGCGGTGGCCTCCGGGGCCATCATTGGCAAAGGTGGCGAGACGATCGCCTCCCTGCAGAAGGACACGGGTGCTAGGGTCAAGATGTCCAAGTCGCACGACTTCTACCCAG GCACAACCGAACGCGTGTGCCTGATCACCGGCTCCACGGAGGCCATCATGGTCGTGATGGAGTTCATCATGGACAAGATCCGCGAGAAGCCCGACCTGACCAACAAGATCGTCGATGTCGAGTCAAAACAGACACAGGAGCGCGACAAGCAGGTCAAGATCCTGGTGCCCAACTCGACCGCCGGCATGATCATTGGCAAGGGCGGTGCCTTCATTAAACAGATCAAGGAGGAGAGCGGCTCCTATGTCCAGATCTCGCAGAAGCCCAAGGATGTGTCGCTGCAGGAGCGCTGCATCACCATCATCGGCGACAAGGAGAACAATAAGAACGCCTGCAAGATGATCCTCTCGAAGATCGTCGAAGATCCCCAGTCGGGCACCTGCCTGAACGTATCCTACGCGGACGTCAGCGGCCCGGTGGCCAACTTTAATCCGACCGGTTCGCCATACGCCACCAATCAGAATGCCATCAACTCGAGCACCGCCTCGTTGAACTCCACGTTGGGCACCACGATCGGCGGTGCAAATTCGGCGGCCAGCCTGCTAGTCAACGGCACCGGCATCAATTTGTCCATCAATCTGGGCTCACCCAATCCGGCGCCCAATCTAGCGGTTGCCACACAGCTGCTCGAGCATATTAAG GTTGCCATGCGCGGCTCTGGCTACTCGGAGACCGTAACGAACGAAGTTGTCGCCGCTCTGAGCGTGCTGGCCAAGTACGGTGTCCTTGGAATGGGCGTGGGTGTGTCGCACACCAACGGCGCCCACTCAACGCTGGGCAACTTCCTGGGCGTAACGACGCTGGACCAGCAGACTGCCGCTGCCGCATCTGCGGCCACCGCCAGCAATGTGTTCGGTGCCGTTGGCCAGGTGAATCTGGAGCAATATGCCGCAGCGGCGGCCGTTGCAGCTGCCGCCAGCCGGCCGACGCAGTCGCAACTGGACGCTGCCGCAGTGCAATTCGATCCATTCCGCCATTTGGGCTCGGCAACGGCGCCGGGCGCCACGCCCGTCTCACTGAACAACAATAGCTTTGGATTGACGGCAGCCACGGGAACGGCGACCACGGCGCAGCTGGGCGGTCTAAGCAAGAGTCCCACTCCTGGCGACCTTAGCTCCAAGGACTCGAAGAACGTCGAGGTGCCGGAAGTGATTATCGGCGCTATTCTAG GTCCGAACGGTCGTAGTTTAGTTGAAATTCAACATGTTTCTGGCGCAAATGTGCAAATTTCCAAAAAGGGCATATTCGCACCTGGCACTAGAAATCGCATTGTAACCATAACTGGTCAGCCGAGTGCCATTGCCAAAGCGCAATATCTAATTGAACAGAAAATCAACGAGGAGGAGACAAAGAGGGCGCGACAAATTCCATTAACCACTGTtgtgaattaa
- the LOC6728790 gene encoding RNA-binding protein Nova-1 isoform X1, producing the protein MESIMKVAMDKAAEQLIQQFGFDYLQQQLQLQHQNQHNSSPQQQQQQQLEPENEHLTYRYQQSKPTHMQQLACNYQPRHSTTTSSPSSTHSLASGGGSSSSSSNSSSSDSSSSNISNISNISNISNISNISNIGNISNSNHSNAAYSLAVHSYQKQIENPANPSHVPHHQMDLSPLSENGSPNGTPGAQTPTATASGNTAAALASAAAAAATSGGNGSSSSNAQQQLQLGNYKTNSCWCYGESVCSGIEVEIENNNNNHIHHGDSTYHMKILVPAVASGAIIGKGGETIASLQKDTGARVKMSKSHDFYPGTTERVCLITGSTEAIMVVMEFIMDKIREKPDLTNKIVDVESKQTQERDKQVKILVPNSTAGMIIGKGGAFIKQIKEESGSYVQISQKPKDVSLQERCITIIGDKENNKNACKMILSKIVEDPQSGTCLNVSYADVSGPVANFNPTGSPYATNQNAINSSTASLNSTLGTTIGGANSAASLLVNGTGINLSINLGSPNPAPNLAVATQLLEHIKVAMRGSGYSETVTNEVVAALSVLAKYGVLGMGVGVSHTNGAHSTLGNFLGVTTLDQQTAAAASAATASNVFGAVGQVNLEQYAAAAAVAAAASRPTQSQLDAAAVQFDPFRHLGSATAPGATPVSLNNNSFGLTAATGTATTAQLGGLSKSPTPGDLSSKDSKNVEVPEVIIGAILGPNGRSLVEIQHVSGANVQISKKGIFAPGTRNRIVTITGQPSAIAKAQYLIEQKINEEETKRARQIPLTTVVN; encoded by the exons ATGGAGAGTATTATGAAGGTGGCCATGGACAAGGCGGCCGAGCAGCTGATTCAGCAGTTTGGCTTTGATtacttgcagcagcagctgcagttgcagcatcAGAACCAACACAACAGCAgcccacagcagcagcaacagcagcaactagAACCAGAAAACGAACATCTCACATACCGATATCAGCAATCAAAGCCCACACATATGCAGCAATTAGCTTGTAACTATCAGCCACGACATTCCACAACCACGTCGTCGCCCTCATCCACACATTCGCTggccagcggcggcggcagcagcagtagcagcagcaacagcagcagcagcgacagcagcagcagcaacataagcaacatcagcaacataagcaacatcagcaacatcagcaacataaGCAACATcggcaacatcagcaacagcaatcaTAGCAACGCTGCATACTCATTAGCCGTTCATAGCTATcaaaagcaaatagaaaaccCGGCTAATCCCAGTCATGTTCCGCATCATCAGATGGATCTGTCGCCCCTGAGTGAGAATGGTTCGCCAAATGGAACGCCAGGTGCCCAGACGCCGACTGCGACAGCGAGTGGCAACACGGCAGCAGCActcgcatcagcagcagcagcagcagcaacatcaggaggcaacggcagcagcagcagcaacgcgcaacagcaactgcagctgggCAACTATAAGACTAACTCCTGCTGGTGTTACG GTGAGTCAGTTTGTTCTGGAATTGAggttgaaattgaaaataataacaataatcataTTCATCATG GCGATTCAACGTATCACATGAAAATACTGGTGCCCGCGGTGGCCTCCGGGGCCATCATTGGCAAAGGTGGCGAGACGATCGCCTCCCTGCAGAAGGACACGGGTGCTAGGGTCAAGATGTCCAAGTCGCACGACTTCTACCCAG GCACAACCGAACGCGTGTGCCTGATCACCGGCTCCACGGAGGCCATCATGGTCGTGATGGAGTTCATCATGGACAAGATCCGCGAGAAGCCCGACCTGACCAACAAGATCGTCGATGTCGAGTCAAAACAGACACAGGAGCGCGACAAGCAGGTCAAGATCCTGGTGCCCAACTCGACCGCCGGCATGATCATTGGCAAGGGCGGTGCCTTCATTAAACAGATCAAGGAGGAGAGCGGCTCCTATGTCCAGATCTCGCAGAAGCCCAAGGATGTGTCGCTGCAGGAGCGCTGCATCACCATCATCGGCGACAAGGAGAACAATAAGAACGCCTGCAAGATGATCCTCTCGAAGATCGTCGAAGATCCCCAGTCGGGCACCTGCCTGAACGTATCCTACGCGGACGTCAGCGGCCCGGTGGCCAACTTTAATCCGACCGGTTCGCCATACGCCACCAATCAGAATGCCATCAACTCGAGCACCGCCTCGTTGAACTCCACGTTGGGCACCACGATCGGCGGTGCAAATTCGGCGGCCAGCCTGCTAGTCAACGGCACCGGCATCAATTTGTCCATCAATCTGGGCTCACCCAATCCGGCGCCCAATCTAGCGGTTGCCACACAGCTGCTCGAGCATATTAAG GTTGCCATGCGCGGCTCTGGCTACTCGGAGACCGTAACGAACGAAGTTGTCGCCGCTCTGAGCGTGCTGGCCAAGTACGGTGTCCTTGGAATGGGCGTGGGTGTGTCGCACACCAACGGCGCCCACTCAACGCTGGGCAACTTCCTGGGCGTAACGACGCTGGACCAGCAGACTGCCGCTGCCGCATCTGCGGCCACCGCCAGCAATGTGTTCGGTGCCGTTGGCCAGGTGAATCTGGAGCAATATGCCGCAGCGGCGGCCGTTGCAGCTGCCGCCAGCCGGCCGACGCAGTCGCAACTGGACGCTGCCGCAGTGCAATTCGATCCATTCCGCCATTTGGGCTCGGCAACGGCGCCGGGCGCCACGCCCGTCTCACTGAACAACAATAGCTTTGGATTGACGGCAGCCACGGGAACGGCGACCACGGCGCAGCTGGGCGGTCTAAGCAAGAGTCCCACTCCTGGCGACCTTAGCTCCAAGGACTCGAAGAACGTCGAGGTGCCGGAAGTGATTATCGGCGCTATTCTAG GTCCGAACGGTCGTAGTTTAGTTGAAATTCAACATGTTTCTGGCGCAAATGTGCAAATTTCCAAAAAGGGCATATTCGCACCTGGCACTAGAAATCGCATTGTAACCATAACTGGTCAGCCGAGTGCCATTGCCAAAGCGCAATATCTAATTGAACAGAAAATCAACGAGGAGGAGACAAAGAGGGCGCGACAAATTCCATTAACCACTGTtgtgaattaa
- the LOC6728790 gene encoding RNA-binding protein Nova-1 isoform X6, producing MAEDATMETCPSPEIGDSRKRPLDSDPENEQTKRSHFSSGESVCSGIEVEIENNNNNHIHHGDSTYHMKILVPAVASGAIIGKGGETIASLQKDTGARVKMSKSHDFYPGTTERVCLITGSTEAIMVVMEFIMDKIREKPDLTNKIVDVESKQTQERDKQVKILVPNSTAGMIIGKGGAFIKQIKEESGSYVQISQKPKDVSLQERCITIIGDKENNKNACKMILSKIVEDPQSGTCLNVSYADVSGPVANFNPTGSPYATNQNAINSSTASLNSTLGTTIGGANSAASLLVNGTGINLSINLGSPNPAPNLAVATQLLEHIKVAMRGSGYSETVTNEVVAALSVLAKYGVLGMGVGVSHTNGAHSTLGNFLGVTTLDQQTAAAASAATASNVFGAVGQVNLEQYAAAAAVAAAASRPTQSQLDAAAVQFDPFRHLGSATAPGATPVSLNNNSFGLTAATGTATTAQLGGLSKSPTPGDLSSKDSKNVEVPEVIIGAILGPNGRSLVEIQHVSGANVQISKKGIFAPGTRNRIVTITGQPSAIAKAQYLIEQKINEEETKRARQIPLTTVVN from the exons ATGGCCGAAGACGCTACCATGGAGACATGTCCAAGTCCTGAAATCGGCGACTCACGCAAAAGGCCACTCGATTCCGATCCGGAAAATGAACAAACTAAACGCTCACATTTCAGTTCCG GTGAGTCAGTTTGTTCTGGAATTGAggttgaaattgaaaataataacaataatcataTTCATCATG GCGATTCAACGTATCACATGAAAATACTGGTGCCCGCGGTGGCCTCCGGGGCCATCATTGGCAAAGGTGGCGAGACGATCGCCTCCCTGCAGAAGGACACGGGTGCTAGGGTCAAGATGTCCAAGTCGCACGACTTCTACCCAG GCACAACCGAACGCGTGTGCCTGATCACCGGCTCCACGGAGGCCATCATGGTCGTGATGGAGTTCATCATGGACAAGATCCGCGAGAAGCCCGACCTGACCAACAAGATCGTCGATGTCGAGTCAAAACAGACACAGGAGCGCGACAAGCAGGTCAAGATCCTGGTGCCCAACTCGACCGCCGGCATGATCATTGGCAAGGGCGGTGCCTTCATTAAACAGATCAAGGAGGAGAGCGGCTCCTATGTCCAGATCTCGCAGAAGCCCAAGGATGTGTCGCTGCAGGAGCGCTGCATCACCATCATCGGCGACAAGGAGAACAATAAGAACGCCTGCAAGATGATCCTCTCGAAGATCGTCGAAGATCCCCAGTCGGGCACCTGCCTGAACGTATCCTACGCGGACGTCAGCGGCCCGGTGGCCAACTTTAATCCGACCGGTTCGCCATACGCCACCAATCAGAATGCCATCAACTCGAGCACCGCCTCGTTGAACTCCACGTTGGGCACCACGATCGGCGGTGCAAATTCGGCGGCCAGCCTGCTAGTCAACGGCACCGGCATCAATTTGTCCATCAATCTGGGCTCACCCAATCCGGCGCCCAATCTAGCGGTTGCCACACAGCTGCTCGAGCATATTAAG GTTGCCATGCGCGGCTCTGGCTACTCGGAGACCGTAACGAACGAAGTTGTCGCCGCTCTGAGCGTGCTGGCCAAGTACGGTGTCCTTGGAATGGGCGTGGGTGTGTCGCACACCAACGGCGCCCACTCAACGCTGGGCAACTTCCTGGGCGTAACGACGCTGGACCAGCAGACTGCCGCTGCCGCATCTGCGGCCACCGCCAGCAATGTGTTCGGTGCCGTTGGCCAGGTGAATCTGGAGCAATATGCCGCAGCGGCGGCCGTTGCAGCTGCCGCCAGCCGGCCGACGCAGTCGCAACTGGACGCTGCCGCAGTGCAATTCGATCCATTCCGCCATTTGGGCTCGGCAACGGCGCCGGGCGCCACGCCCGTCTCACTGAACAACAATAGCTTTGGATTGACGGCAGCCACGGGAACGGCGACCACGGCGCAGCTGGGCGGTCTAAGCAAGAGTCCCACTCCTGGCGACCTTAGCTCCAAGGACTCGAAGAACGTCGAGGTGCCGGAAGTGATTATCGGCGCTATTCTAG GTCCGAACGGTCGTAGTTTAGTTGAAATTCAACATGTTTCTGGCGCAAATGTGCAAATTTCCAAAAAGGGCATATTCGCACCTGGCACTAGAAATCGCATTGTAACCATAACTGGTCAGCCGAGTGCCATTGCCAAAGCGCAATATCTAATTGAACAGAAAATCAACGAGGAGGAGACAAAGAGGGCGCGACAAATTCCATTAACCACTGTtgtgaattaa
- the LOC6728790 gene encoding RNA-binding protein Nova-1 isoform X8: MHDSLQKGESVCSGIEVEIENNNNNHIHHGDSTYHMKILVPAVASGAIIGKGGETIASLQKDTGARVKMSKSHDFYPGTTERVCLITGSTEAIMVVMEFIMDKIREKPDLTNKIVDVESKQTQERDKQVKILVPNSTAGMIIGKGGAFIKQIKEESGSYVQISQKPKDVSLQERCITIIGDKENNKNACKMILSKIVEDPQSGTCLNVSYADVSGPVANFNPTGSPYATNQNAINSSTASLNSTLGTTIGGANSAASLLVNGTGINLSINLGSPNPAPNLAVATQLLEHIKVAMRGSGYSETVTNEVVAALSVLAKYGVLGMGVGVSHTNGAHSTLGNFLGVTTLDQQTAAAASAATASNVFGAVGQVNLEQYAAAAAVAAAASRPTQSQLDAAAVQFDPFRHLGSATAPGATPVSLNNNSFGLTAATGTATTAQLGGLSKSPTPGDLSSKDSKNVEVPEVIIGAILGPNGRSLVEIQHVSGANVQISKKGIFAPGTRNRIVTITGQPSAIAKAQYLIEQKINEEETKRARQIPLTTVVN, from the exons ATGCACGACTCCTTGCAGAAAG GTGAGTCAGTTTGTTCTGGAATTGAggttgaaattgaaaataataacaataatcataTTCATCATG GCGATTCAACGTATCACATGAAAATACTGGTGCCCGCGGTGGCCTCCGGGGCCATCATTGGCAAAGGTGGCGAGACGATCGCCTCCCTGCAGAAGGACACGGGTGCTAGGGTCAAGATGTCCAAGTCGCACGACTTCTACCCAG GCACAACCGAACGCGTGTGCCTGATCACCGGCTCCACGGAGGCCATCATGGTCGTGATGGAGTTCATCATGGACAAGATCCGCGAGAAGCCCGACCTGACCAACAAGATCGTCGATGTCGAGTCAAAACAGACACAGGAGCGCGACAAGCAGGTCAAGATCCTGGTGCCCAACTCGACCGCCGGCATGATCATTGGCAAGGGCGGTGCCTTCATTAAACAGATCAAGGAGGAGAGCGGCTCCTATGTCCAGATCTCGCAGAAGCCCAAGGATGTGTCGCTGCAGGAGCGCTGCATCACCATCATCGGCGACAAGGAGAACAATAAGAACGCCTGCAAGATGATCCTCTCGAAGATCGTCGAAGATCCCCAGTCGGGCACCTGCCTGAACGTATCCTACGCGGACGTCAGCGGCCCGGTGGCCAACTTTAATCCGACCGGTTCGCCATACGCCACCAATCAGAATGCCATCAACTCGAGCACCGCCTCGTTGAACTCCACGTTGGGCACCACGATCGGCGGTGCAAATTCGGCGGCCAGCCTGCTAGTCAACGGCACCGGCATCAATTTGTCCATCAATCTGGGCTCACCCAATCCGGCGCCCAATCTAGCGGTTGCCACACAGCTGCTCGAGCATATTAAG GTTGCCATGCGCGGCTCTGGCTACTCGGAGACCGTAACGAACGAAGTTGTCGCCGCTCTGAGCGTGCTGGCCAAGTACGGTGTCCTTGGAATGGGCGTGGGTGTGTCGCACACCAACGGCGCCCACTCAACGCTGGGCAACTTCCTGGGCGTAACGACGCTGGACCAGCAGACTGCCGCTGCCGCATCTGCGGCCACCGCCAGCAATGTGTTCGGTGCCGTTGGCCAGGTGAATCTGGAGCAATATGCCGCAGCGGCGGCCGTTGCAGCTGCCGCCAGCCGGCCGACGCAGTCGCAACTGGACGCTGCCGCAGTGCAATTCGATCCATTCCGCCATTTGGGCTCGGCAACGGCGCCGGGCGCCACGCCCGTCTCACTGAACAACAATAGCTTTGGATTGACGGCAGCCACGGGAACGGCGACCACGGCGCAGCTGGGCGGTCTAAGCAAGAGTCCCACTCCTGGCGACCTTAGCTCCAAGGACTCGAAGAACGTCGAGGTGCCGGAAGTGATTATCGGCGCTATTCTAG GTCCGAACGGTCGTAGTTTAGTTGAAATTCAACATGTTTCTGGCGCAAATGTGCAAATTTCCAAAAAGGGCATATTCGCACCTGGCACTAGAAATCGCATTGTAACCATAACTGGTCAGCCGAGTGCCATTGCCAAAGCGCAATATCTAATTGAACAGAAAATCAACGAGGAGGAGACAAAGAGGGCGCGACAAATTCCATTAACCACTGTtgtgaattaa
- the LOC6728790 gene encoding RNA-binding protein Nova-1 isoform X10 — translation MHDSLQKGDSTYHMKILVPAVASGAIIGKGGETIASLQKDTGARVKMSKSHDFYPGTTERVCLITGSTEAIMVVMEFIMDKIREKPDLTNKIVDVESKQTQERDKQVKILVPNSTAGMIIGKGGAFIKQIKEESGSYVQISQKPKDVSLQERCITIIGDKENNKNACKMILSKIVEDPQSGTCLNVSYADVSGPVANFNPTGSPYATNQNAINSSTASLNSTLGTTIGGANSAASLLVNGTGINLSINLGSPNPAPNLAVATQLLEHIKVAMRGSGYSETVTNEVVAALSVLAKYGVLGMGVGVSHTNGAHSTLGNFLGVTTLDQQTAAAASAATASNVFGAVGQVNLEQYAAAAAVAAAASRPTQSQLDAAAVQFDPFRHLGSATAPGATPVSLNNNSFGLTAATGTATTAQLGGLSKSPTPGDLSSKDSKNVEVPEVIIGAILGPNGRSLVEIQHVSGANVQISKKGIFAPGTRNRIVTITGQPSAIAKAQYLIEQKINEEETKRARQIPLTTVVN, via the exons ATGCACGACTCCTTGCAGAAAG GCGATTCAACGTATCACATGAAAATACTGGTGCCCGCGGTGGCCTCCGGGGCCATCATTGGCAAAGGTGGCGAGACGATCGCCTCCCTGCAGAAGGACACGGGTGCTAGGGTCAAGATGTCCAAGTCGCACGACTTCTACCCAG GCACAACCGAACGCGTGTGCCTGATCACCGGCTCCACGGAGGCCATCATGGTCGTGATGGAGTTCATCATGGACAAGATCCGCGAGAAGCCCGACCTGACCAACAAGATCGTCGATGTCGAGTCAAAACAGACACAGGAGCGCGACAAGCAGGTCAAGATCCTGGTGCCCAACTCGACCGCCGGCATGATCATTGGCAAGGGCGGTGCCTTCATTAAACAGATCAAGGAGGAGAGCGGCTCCTATGTCCAGATCTCGCAGAAGCCCAAGGATGTGTCGCTGCAGGAGCGCTGCATCACCATCATCGGCGACAAGGAGAACAATAAGAACGCCTGCAAGATGATCCTCTCGAAGATCGTCGAAGATCCCCAGTCGGGCACCTGCCTGAACGTATCCTACGCGGACGTCAGCGGCCCGGTGGCCAACTTTAATCCGACCGGTTCGCCATACGCCACCAATCAGAATGCCATCAACTCGAGCACCGCCTCGTTGAACTCCACGTTGGGCACCACGATCGGCGGTGCAAATTCGGCGGCCAGCCTGCTAGTCAACGGCACCGGCATCAATTTGTCCATCAATCTGGGCTCACCCAATCCGGCGCCCAATCTAGCGGTTGCCACACAGCTGCTCGAGCATATTAAG GTTGCCATGCGCGGCTCTGGCTACTCGGAGACCGTAACGAACGAAGTTGTCGCCGCTCTGAGCGTGCTGGCCAAGTACGGTGTCCTTGGAATGGGCGTGGGTGTGTCGCACACCAACGGCGCCCACTCAACGCTGGGCAACTTCCTGGGCGTAACGACGCTGGACCAGCAGACTGCCGCTGCCGCATCTGCGGCCACCGCCAGCAATGTGTTCGGTGCCGTTGGCCAGGTGAATCTGGAGCAATATGCCGCAGCGGCGGCCGTTGCAGCTGCCGCCAGCCGGCCGACGCAGTCGCAACTGGACGCTGCCGCAGTGCAATTCGATCCATTCCGCCATTTGGGCTCGGCAACGGCGCCGGGCGCCACGCCCGTCTCACTGAACAACAATAGCTTTGGATTGACGGCAGCCACGGGAACGGCGACCACGGCGCAGCTGGGCGGTCTAAGCAAGAGTCCCACTCCTGGCGACCTTAGCTCCAAGGACTCGAAGAACGTCGAGGTGCCGGAAGTGATTATCGGCGCTATTCTAG GTCCGAACGGTCGTAGTTTAGTTGAAATTCAACATGTTTCTGGCGCAAATGTGCAAATTTCCAAAAAGGGCATATTCGCACCTGGCACTAGAAATCGCATTGTAACCATAACTGGTCAGCCGAGTGCCATTGCCAAAGCGCAATATCTAATTGAACAGAAAATCAACGAGGAGGAGACAAAGAGGGCGCGACAAATTCCATTAACCACTGTtgtgaattaa
- the LOC6728790 gene encoding RNA-binding protein Nova-1 isoform X11: MRKLCSSDSTYHMKILVPAVASGAIIGKGGETIASLQKDTGARVKMSKSHDFYPGTTERVCLITGSTEAIMVVMEFIMDKIREKPDLTNKIVDVESKQTQERDKQVKILVPNSTAGMIIGKGGAFIKQIKEESGSYVQISQKPKDVSLQERCITIIGDKENNKNACKMILSKIVEDPQSGTCLNVSYADVSGPVANFNPTGSPYATNQNAINSSTASLNSTLGTTIGGANSAASLLVNGTGINLSINLGSPNPAPNLAVATQLLEHIKVAMRGSGYSETVTNEVVAALSVLAKYGVLGMGVGVSHTNGAHSTLGNFLGVTTLDQQTAAAASAATASNVFGAVGQVNLEQYAAAAAVAAAASRPTQSQLDAAAVQFDPFRHLGSATAPGATPVSLNNNSFGLTAATGTATTAQLGGLSKSPTPGDLSSKDSKNVEVPEVIIGAILGPNGRSLVEIQHVSGANVQISKKGIFAPGTRNRIVTITGQPSAIAKAQYLIEQKINEEETKRARQIPLTTVVN; this comes from the exons ATGCGGAAGCTTTGTTCGA GCGATTCAACGTATCACATGAAAATACTGGTGCCCGCGGTGGCCTCCGGGGCCATCATTGGCAAAGGTGGCGAGACGATCGCCTCCCTGCAGAAGGACACGGGTGCTAGGGTCAAGATGTCCAAGTCGCACGACTTCTACCCAG GCACAACCGAACGCGTGTGCCTGATCACCGGCTCCACGGAGGCCATCATGGTCGTGATGGAGTTCATCATGGACAAGATCCGCGAGAAGCCCGACCTGACCAACAAGATCGTCGATGTCGAGTCAAAACAGACACAGGAGCGCGACAAGCAGGTCAAGATCCTGGTGCCCAACTCGACCGCCGGCATGATCATTGGCAAGGGCGGTGCCTTCATTAAACAGATCAAGGAGGAGAGCGGCTCCTATGTCCAGATCTCGCAGAAGCCCAAGGATGTGTCGCTGCAGGAGCGCTGCATCACCATCATCGGCGACAAGGAGAACAATAAGAACGCCTGCAAGATGATCCTCTCGAAGATCGTCGAAGATCCCCAGTCGGGCACCTGCCTGAACGTATCCTACGCGGACGTCAGCGGCCCGGTGGCCAACTTTAATCCGACCGGTTCGCCATACGCCACCAATCAGAATGCCATCAACTCGAGCACCGCCTCGTTGAACTCCACGTTGGGCACCACGATCGGCGGTGCAAATTCGGCGGCCAGCCTGCTAGTCAACGGCACCGGCATCAATTTGTCCATCAATCTGGGCTCACCCAATCCGGCGCCCAATCTAGCGGTTGCCACACAGCTGCTCGAGCATATTAAG GTTGCCATGCGCGGCTCTGGCTACTCGGAGACCGTAACGAACGAAGTTGTCGCCGCTCTGAGCGTGCTGGCCAAGTACGGTGTCCTTGGAATGGGCGTGGGTGTGTCGCACACCAACGGCGCCCACTCAACGCTGGGCAACTTCCTGGGCGTAACGACGCTGGACCAGCAGACTGCCGCTGCCGCATCTGCGGCCACCGCCAGCAATGTGTTCGGTGCCGTTGGCCAGGTGAATCTGGAGCAATATGCCGCAGCGGCGGCCGTTGCAGCTGCCGCCAGCCGGCCGACGCAGTCGCAACTGGACGCTGCCGCAGTGCAATTCGATCCATTCCGCCATTTGGGCTCGGCAACGGCGCCGGGCGCCACGCCCGTCTCACTGAACAACAATAGCTTTGGATTGACGGCAGCCACGGGAACGGCGACCACGGCGCAGCTGGGCGGTCTAAGCAAGAGTCCCACTCCTGGCGACCTTAGCTCCAAGGACTCGAAGAACGTCGAGGTGCCGGAAGTGATTATCGGCGCTATTCTAG GTCCGAACGGTCGTAGTTTAGTTGAAATTCAACATGTTTCTGGCGCAAATGTGCAAATTTCCAAAAAGGGCATATTCGCACCTGGCACTAGAAATCGCATTGTAACCATAACTGGTCAGCCGAGTGCCATTGCCAAAGCGCAATATCTAATTGAACAGAAAATCAACGAGGAGGAGACAAAGAGGGCGCGACAAATTCCATTAACCACTGTtgtgaattaa